The Oscillospiraceae bacterium genome contains a region encoding:
- a CDS encoding oxidoreductase, whose amino-acid sequence MKTFGYALVGAGYFGAELGRILARQQGAKLTAVLDPENALAVAGELGCAVETDLDALCARADVDAVIVATPNYLHKEPVLAAARHKKHIFCEKPIALCYRDCDAMVKAAQESGVVFMAGHVMNFFRAVRHAKRLIAQGEIGEVLYCHSARNGWEEPQPSVSWKKLRAKSGGHLYHHIHELDCIQFILGPAQQVTMTGGNVAHKGPQFGDEDDLLLISMEFSGGKYAFMEYGSAFHWPEHYLLIQGTRGAIRIDMCTVGMTVKKADGSQEHYLVHETAEQDAQRTRIYHSTEMDGAIQYGRPGKTPPLWLQGIMEEEMRFFNSVLHGEPVPCEFLPLITGEAARAAIATADACTLSLRENRKVRVSEITG is encoded by the coding sequence ATGAAAACGTTTGGATACGCCCTGGTGGGCGCGGGATATTTTGGCGCGGAGCTGGGCCGCATTCTGGCACGGCAGCAGGGCGCAAAACTCACGGCGGTGCTGGACCCTGAAAACGCCCTTGCCGTGGCAGGGGAACTGGGCTGCGCCGTGGAAACCGACCTGGATGCCCTGTGCGCCCGGGCGGATGTGGACGCCGTAATCGTAGCCACGCCCAACTACCTGCACAAAGAGCCGGTGCTTGCCGCCGCACGGCACAAAAAGCATATCTTCTGCGAAAAGCCCATCGCCCTGTGCTACCGCGACTGCGACGCTATGGTCAAGGCCGCCCAGGAAAGCGGAGTGGTTTTTATGGCCGGGCATGTGATGAATTTTTTTCGTGCGGTGCGCCATGCAAAGCGGCTGATTGCCCAGGGTGAGATCGGCGAGGTTCTTTACTGCCACTCGGCCCGCAACGGCTGGGAGGAACCGCAGCCCTCGGTGAGCTGGAAAAAGCTCCGGGCGAAAAGCGGCGGCCATTTATACCACCATATCCACGAGCTGGACTGCATCCAGTTTATTTTAGGTCCTGCACAGCAGGTGACCATGACAGGCGGCAATGTGGCCCACAAGGGCCCCCAGTTTGGCGACGAGGACGATTTGTTGCTGATCTCGATGGAGTTTTCCGGCGGGAAATACGCCTTTATGGAATACGGCTCTGCATTCCACTGGCCCGAGCACTATTTGCTCATCCAGGGTACCAGAGGGGCGATCCGCATCGACATGTGCACCGTGGGTATGACCGTAAAAAAAGCCGACGGCAGCCAGGAGCATTATCTGGTCCACGAAACGGCCGAGCAGGACGCGCAGCGCACCCGGATCTACCACAGCACCGAGATGGACGGGGCCATCCAATACGGCCGCCCCGGCAAAACGCCTCCCCTGTGGCTGCAGGGCATCATGGAAGAAGAAATGCGTTTTTTCAACAGCGTTCTTCACGGTGAGCCCGTCCCCTGCGAGTTCCTTCCCCTGATCACGGGCGAGGCCGCCCGCGCCGCCATTGCCACCGCTGACGCCTGTACCCTCTCCTTGCGGGAAAACCGCAAGGTAAGGGTGAGCGAAATCACCGGCTGA